Proteins co-encoded in one Candida albicans SC5314 chromosome 3, complete sequence genomic window:
- the MAK21 gene encoding RNA-binding ribosome biosynthesis protein (Putative 66S pre-ribosomal particle subunit; mutation confers hypersensitivity to tubercidin (7-deazaadenosine)), with amino-acid sequence MSSGLNLSSLKDKIFSKLNLQKDNQTKSQQKSKKASSNDKEIQKDKKKPATPAKANAKKTKGVDEILRREALALGATDEDLKLVEGIESDDDKSEQEFDDDSKLDKNFSADLSKFMKGIGLGEEEAMVVSEEEEEEAMVVSEEEEEEVPELVEGEEEEEEKVSEDDVVEEEEESISEKESESEDTSDSESEKEVVVKEAKIDNKKSNQDPDKVTDLSSVSSSKLIVPNRTDWFNIVEVPAETPEKLDRFARERLLERAQKTIEKDNKTYLEEFASNTSQKKFLSQILSDGTLNDKISALTLLIQEAPLHNLKALDTLLAYCDKKSRTAALQSIVALKDLFVNSLLPDRKLFAFDKQPLRKDDSDIQLAIYYFEDHLKKVYFKLIQILEKLSHDPIVHVRMTVVNHIFDLLGAKPEQEVNLLKLGVNKLGDIDNKVSAKASYLILQLEQAHPAMKQIITDAVIDVIFQSNNDDHAKYYGVTTLNQTILTRKEHELANSLVKTYFALFEKILVESDGYNKDTKDDKSIGDSKKGRKNNRKNFKKGKKGGKSVKIEEKTEQELVEEKNAKFFSALLTGLNRAFPFSKLPNEIFQSHLDTLFKITHSSNFNTSIQALVLINHIVSEQGLNSDRYYRTLYESLLDPRLANSSKQGIYLNLLFKSLKNDIANIPRVLAFVKRMLQICSHWLNVGAVAGMLYLMMELSKTIPEISDLLVEFASRPDDTEESSEKDTEEVDKTKDENKDIEYDPRKRNPKFANANRSSLWEIHQFLNHYHPTIAIYASSFLDGTEQVKPDLGLYTLSHFLDRFVYKNAKQKPQTKGSSIMQPLGGAHTGSLLVRSTNLVDTTVPVNTENWLGKKIEDIKPDEKFFHQYFSTKVNKLKTKKDDKKSKEEGDNDDDEEDDNEMDDDEVWKALVKSRPEVEDASEDDFSDFDEEDFADMDSEEENEEDANEEKEDVEGEFSDAKLEAELDGDDDEELDQDDFDDDEKAMFAINDEDEFEDDEIELKMLGDDDDDEEEESEEEEEETKKRARENDSHSKKKSKKQRVKDLPIFASAEDYAEYLDSDNE; translated from the coding sequence ATGAGTTCTGGTTTAAATTTGTCCTCATTGAAGGATAAAATATTCagtaaattaaatttacaGAAAGACaaccaaaccaaatcacaacaaaaatcaaagaaagCAAGTTCAAATGACAAAGAGATacaaaaagataaaaagaaaccagCAACACCAGCAAAAGCAAACGCCAAAAAAACTAAAGGAGTTGATGAAATATTGCGTCGTGAGGCATTAGCATTGGGTGCTACTGACGAAGATTTGAAGCTAGTAGAAGGTATCGAAAGTGACGATGACAAAAGTGAACAGGAATTTGACGACGACTCGAAATTGGACAAGAATTTTAGTGCTGATTTGAGTAAGTTCATGAAAGGGATAGGTTTgggagaagaagaagctaTGGTAGTgagtgaagaagaagaagaagaagctaTGGTAGTgagtgaagaagaagaagaggaagtTCCCGAGCTAGTCGAAGGAgaagaggaggaagaagaaaaagtgtcagaagatgatgttgttgaggaggaggaggagagCATCAGCGAGAAAGAGAGTGAATCAGAAGACACTTCAGATTCTGAGTCTGAAAAAGAGGTTGTTGTTAAAGAGgcaaaaattgataacaaAAAGTCCAACCAGGACCCTGATAAGGTGACAGATCTTTCATCAGTGTCAAGTTCCAAGTTGATTGTTCCTAATAGAACAGATTGGTTTAATATTGTCGAAGTCCCAGCAGAAACACCAGAAAAATTGGACAGATTTGCCAGAGAAAGATTATTGGAAAGGGCACAAAAAACCATCGAAAAGGATAATAAAACTTACTTGGAAGAATTTGCCTCAAACACTTCACAAAAGAAGTTCTTGTCTCAAATCTTGTCTGATGGTACTTTGaatgataaaatttcaGCATTGACATTATTGATTCAGGAAGCACCTTTACATAACTTGAAAGCTTTGGATACCTTATTGGCATATTGTGacaaaaaatcaagaacAGCTGCTTTGCAATCTATTGTTGCATTAAAGGATTTGTTTGTTAATAGTTTGTTACCCGATCGTAAGCTATTTGCGTTTGACAAACAACCATTAAGAAAAGATGATAGCGATATTCAGTTGGCcatatattattttgaagATCACTTGAAAAAAGTGTACTTCAAATTAATCCAGATATTGGAAAAGTTATCTCACGACCCTATAGTACATGTGAGAATGACAGTTGTGAATCATATTTTTGACTTGTTAGGTGCTAAGCCGGAACAAGAAGTTAATTTGTTAAAGTTGGGTGTGAACAAATTAggtgatattgataataaagtGTCTGCCAAGGCTTCCTATTTGATTTTACAGTTGGAGCAAGCCCATCCAGCTATGAAACAAATTATCACCGATGCTGTTATTGATGTTATTTTCCAAAGCAATAATGACGACCACGCCAAATACTATGGTGTCACAACCTTAAATCAAACCATTTTAACCCGAAAGGAACATGAGTTAGCCAATTCTTTGGTGAAGACCTACTTTGccttatttgaaaaaattttggtgGAAAGTGATGGATACAATAAAGACACTAAAGACGATAAATCTATTGGTGACTCCAAAAAGGGTAGAAAGAATAATCGTAAGAACTTCAAGAAAGGTAAGAAAGGAGGTAAGTCCGTTAAAATTGAAGAGAAGACTGAACAAGAACTCgttgaagaaaagaatGCTAAATTTTTCTCAGCCTTACTTACCGGGTTGAACCGTGCATTcccattttcaaaattgcCCAACGAAATCTTCCAAAGCCATTTGGACACTTTGTTTAAAATCACACACAGTAGTAATTTTAACACTTCGATTCAAGCATTGGTTTTGATTAATCATATAGTGTCTGAACAAGGTTTAAATTCTGATAGATACTACAGAACATTGTATGAATCATTATTGGATCCTAGATTGGCTAATTCGTCGAAACAAGGAATTTACTTGAATTTACTatttaaatcattgaaaaacGACATTGCTAATATACCAAGAGTATTGGCATTTGTGAAAAGAATGTTGCAAATATGTTCACATTGGTTGAATGTTGGTGCTGTTGCAGGTATGTTATACTTAATGATGGAGTTATCGAAAACAATCCCTGAAATTTCTGATTTATTAGTAGAATTTGCTTCCAGACCAGACGATACAGAAGAATCATCAGAGAAGGATACCGAAGAAGTTGATAAAACCAAGGATGAAAACAAAGACATAGAGTATGACCCAAGAAAACGTAATCCTAAATTTGCTAATGCCAATAGATCTTCTTTATGGGAAATACACCAATTcttaaatcattatcaccCAACAATCGCTATTTATGCATCTTCGTTCTTGGATGGAACAGAACAAGTTAAACCAGATTTGGGTTTATACACCTTATCCCATTTCTTGGATCgttttgtttataaaaATGCTAAACAAAAACCACAAACAAAAGGTTCATCTATTATGCAGCCTTTGGGTGGTGCTCATACAGGATCTTTGTTGGTCCGATCTACTAATCTTGTCGATACCACAGTTCCCGTGAATACTGAAAACTGGCTTGGTAAGAAGATTGAAGATATCAAACcagatgaaaaatttttccatCAATACTTCAGTACTAAAGTTAACAAATTAAAGACCAAGAAAGATGATAAGAAATCAAAGGAAGAAggtgataatgatgatgacgagGAAGACGATAATGAAATGGATGACGACGAAGTCTGGAAAGCTTTGGTTAAATCGCGTCCAGAGGTAGAGGATGCTTCCGAAGATGACTTTTCAgattttgatgaagaagattttgCTGACATGGATAGTGAAGAAGagaatgaagaagatgcGAACGAAGAAAAAGAGGATGTGGAAGGTGAATTTAGTGATGCTAAACTTGAAGCAGAACTTGATGGtgacgatgatgaagaattagatcaagatgattttgatgatgatgaaaaggCCATGTTTGCAATTAACGATGAAGATGAGTTTGAAGATGACGAAATAGAGTTGAAGATGTTGGGAgatgacgacgatgatgaagaagaagaatctgaagaagaagaagaggaaacGAAAAAACGTGCAAGAGAAAATGATTCACattcaaagaaaaagtcAAAGAAACAGAGAGTGAAAGATTTACCAATATTTGCTTCTGCTGAAGATTATGCAGAATATTTGGACTCTGACAATGAATAA
- a CDS encoding uncharacterized protein (Putative histone acetyltransferase complex subunit; induced upon low-level peroxide stress; Spider biofilm induced) translates to MNSVSANSYDFSLKPREETDFKEIYPDLDETCQLPVFVIDRNTNSEESSNLRHAVNLSELKAPTYRRVPQLSLTPTNLRFSKQLSEYGFQNPSKLTNKPNPDTYIRPFQLNASLRETTASIEKFIEKKKNLVEYDMDEQDYLFLQDRNNQPENVIKITPEVFEIMMTSLENQWCALELKMNSITTNVGSSTSDPGSNHKLLTIGHNNAKYGNDDGIVPGSIYDQKCAICNDSDCDNANAIVFCDGCDIAVHQECYGVAFIPEGQWLCRKCMINKNRTTECVFCPSTTGAFKQLDNSLWSHVICGLWINELYFANPIYMEPIEGMEGIPKSRWKLTCYICKQRVGACIQCCNRSCFQAYHVTCAKRAGLYMSMTQGIKGAISNKLTLKSYCERHSPAEFDETKVLDGIRRTRLYYRDTKLLNEENARLSKDRETANKLNIFKWNTEANTPIAPKLFSDVLVQILYQLKVENQISLPEESTNEVLHLKVLPNRTKMEILQDLRSIADEVCRYWCLKRKSKRGASLIRKNNNLIATSSILYDSNSLENNNACESTKKIEFAESLVSDIDRLISMGEMLTDEQEANHEINSVSFDVVDSVYFPLKQLIELTIMRLNNKFDFNETLRTYKPKSDAVISLNSISGKNSQYGYQSIDQLEQDVENLREYIFQENKPSSAVYKKMKNWIAGFRKELPSLQVFEKDVINDGNQKSSLSFPNVRSAGTNTDLKLVDYRTILEENDLSEIDDDEIESVQNQKELEKFLQD, encoded by the coding sequence ATGAATCTGGTACTGGCAAACCTGTatgatttttcattaaaacCAAGGGAGGAGACAGATTTCAAGGAAATATACCCTGATCTTGATGAAACTTGCCAACTTCCTGTATTTGTCATCGATAGGAATACTAATTCAGAGGAATCCTCCAACTTACGTCATGCAGTGAACTTATCTGAACTCAAAGCGCCTACGTATAGACGAGTCCCACAGTTGAGCTTAACACCCACAAACCTACGATTCAGCAAGCAATTATCGGAGTATGGATTTCAAAACCCATCCAAGTTAACAAACAAACCAAATCCAGATACATACATTAGACCATTCCAGCTCAATGCATCACTTAGGGAAACGACGgcatcaattgaaaagttcattgagaaaaagaaaaatctaGTGGAATATGATATGGATGAACAGGACTATTTGTTTTTGCAAGATCGAAACAACCAGCCCGAAAATGTTATTAAAATTACACCAGAAGTTTTCGAAATCATGATGACGTCTTTGGAGAATCAATGGTGTGcattagaattgaaaatgaactCCATTACGACGAATGTGGGGAGCAGTACTAGTGATCCTGGATCGAACCACAAATTGCTCACTATAGGTCACAATAATGCCAAATACGGAAATGATGATGGGATTGTTCCTGGGTCCATTTATGATCAAAAATGTGCTATTTGTAATGATAGTGATTGTGATAATGCCAATGCCATTGTTTTTTGTGATGGGTGTGACATTGCAGTGCACCAGGAATGTTATGGGGTTGCATTTATTCCTGAAGGTCAGTGGTTATGTCGGAAATGTATGATTAATAAAAACCGAACAACAGAATGTGTATTTTGTCCAAGTACGACTGGTGCGTTCAAACAATTGGATAACAGCTTATGGAGTCATGTAATTTGTGGATTGTggattaatgaattatattttgCCAATCCGATTTATATGGAACCCATTGAAGGGATGGAAGGAATACCAAAAAGCCGATGGAAATTGACTTGCTATATATGCAAGCAGAGAGTGGGTGCTTGTATTCAGTGTTGTAACCGAAGTTGTTTCCAAGCATACCATGTAACTTGTGCCAAACGTGCTGGGTTGTATATGAGTATGACGCAGGGTATCAAAGGCGCAATAAGCAATAAATTGACATTAAAGTCGTACTGTGAGAGACACAGTCCCGCTGAGTTTGATGAAACCAAAGTGCTAGATGGTATAAGAAGAACTAGGTTGTATTATCGCGATACAAAGTTATTGAATGAGGAGAATGCACGATTGAGCAAAGATAGAGAAACTgcaaataaattgaatatcttCAAATGGAACACGGAAGCTAACACACCAATTGCCCCTAAATTATTTAGCGACGTTCTAGTCCAGATACTATATCAGTTGAAAGtggaaaatcaaataagTTTACCTGAGGAATCGACGAACGAGGTATTGCATTTGAAGGTTTTGCCCAATCGAACCAAGATGGAGATTTTGCAAGATTTAAGGTCAATTGCCGATGAAGTGTGTCGATATTGGTGTTTGAAGAGGAAACTGAAACGAGGGGCATCTTTGATTCgcaaaaacaataatttgataGCAACAAGCTCAATATTATATGATTCTAACTCTCTTGAAAATAACAATGCTTGTGAACTGACaaagaaaatagaattTGCTGAATCGTTGGTAAGTGATATTGATAGACTAATTTCTATGGGTGAAATGTTAACAGACGAACAAGAAGCAAATCATGAAATAAATCTGGTGAgttttgatgttgttgatctGGTATACTTTCCTTTGAAACAACTTATTGAGTTGACAATAATGCGtctaaataataaatttgatttcaatgaaACTTTACGAACTTACAAACCCAAATCAGATGCTgttatttctttaaattcTATTTCGGGAAAGAATTCACAATATGGGTACCAATCGATAGATCAGCTCGAGCAGGATGTCGAAAATTTGCGAGAATACATATTCCAAGAGAACAAGCCTAGCAGTGCTGTgtataaaaaaatgaaaaactGGATTGCAGGATTTCGTAAAGAATTACCGTCGTTACAAGTATTTGAAAAGGATGTTATAAACGATGGGAACCAAAAGAGCTCGCTTTCGTTTCCCAATGTTAGATCAGCTGGAACAAATACCGATTTGAAACTTGTTGATTATCGTACAATTTTGGAAGAGAACGATCTCAGTGAAATTGACGATGATGAGATTGAATCtgttcaaaatcaaaaagagTTAGAGAAATTTTTGCAAGACTAG
- the TEC1 gene encoding transcription factor TEC1 (TEA/ATTS transcription factor; white cell pheromone response, hyphal gene regulation; required for Spider and RPMI biofilm formation; regulates BCR1; Cph2 regulated transcript; alkaline, rat catheter, Spider, flow model biofilm induced), producing the protein MMSQATPSATPVRNADGQKKGKKLPLIVDVAIGNNGKQLYQVHESSKMVRKEMPRSTNFALNDDISDEGFFISQINEQRTPIRKTLGTLSPSSLNQKRIRHDVYDQGDDNSNDDNCQNDVYEQQQQQPQQQQQQQQQLHQPNMYENGNVGVISNDPVSSVGHYDNNPVSHVPTGAYSRVQDTDIWSDDVEEAFEEVLRLIPKSGLNKIKIAGRSCGRNELISDYIFAKTGKFRTRKQVSSHIQVIKNLGQKLDIIQLINDGPIFNSHEEQLESTKKFEDVFSKINLNKSLGFSDSMKRKSDSMPMHLPATKRIRRKHSGNPLNKIKFSNFFMSVNDQYGMNPIVLTIQQNGNDVKSLKLKDNANISSRFPGLSDFKSCPHIPIIHNMVKILLPQLPESYSIDDGFSSSYALKYEEPENASPTHTSIISSSRTYSLFTCVYSYGKEIVKFDEDGIQLNQDREFIPGFWKFFFSTFGDQSEGGLSAAFKGVTIKQILYESSPDSVKKEQDASKVNKSKVKLVLLWEFAKVSECKDALTTTTKLVLPPRASASSSKTTEEVFEYSEPALNSIGGTPTDTTSPNMDLNNQNLSAAATSIPGIRDTIHSASMPDINELPSSAKPQVRLQKTFQSMQHLQPHQMWQQQQQQQPSQGAYTSSVASQSLNTSLSSPYAQYGMPLPQQTIGTFVPPTSQTFGVSYTHNSQHPSANMDLMMLSSMNTGYGNITNNQDYQFGNIGYTEGFTSEF; encoded by the coding sequence ATGATGTCGCAAGCTACTCCTAGTGCTACTCCCGTGAGAAATGCCGATGGACAAAAGAAAGGCAAGAAGCTTCcattaattgttgatgttgcaattggtaataatgGTAAGCAACTTTACCAGGTACACGAATCTTCCAAGATGGTAAGAAAGGAAATGCCAAGATCTACCAATTTTGCTTTGAATGATGACATTTCTGATGAAGGGTTTTTTATAAGCCAAATAAATGAACAAAGAACTCCCATTAGAAAGACTTTGGGTACTTTGTCTCCATCTAGTCTCAACCAAAAGAGAATCCGCCATGATGTGTACGACCAAGGAGATGACAATAGCAATGACGATAATTGCCAAAATGATGTTTAtgagcaacaacaacaacaaccacagcaacaacaacaacaacaacaacaacttcatCAACCTAATATGTATGAGAACGGCAACGTTGGGGTTATTTCCAATGATCCAGTGTCTTCTGTTGGCCACTATGACAACAACCCAGTTTCACATGTACCTACTGGTGCTTATTCACGTGTCCAAGACACTGACATCTGGTCAgatgatgttgaagaaGCTTTTGAAGAAGTGTTGAGACTTATTCCAAAGAGTGGtttgaacaaaataaagattGCCGGTAGATCTTGTGGTAGAAATGAATTAATATCAGATTACATTTTTGCCAAAACCGGGAAATTCAGAACAAGAAAGCAAGTGTCCTCTCACATTCAAGTGATTAAGAATTTAGGACAAAAACTCGATATAATCCAATTGATCAACGATGGTCCTATTTTCAACAGTCACGAGGAACAATTGGAATCAACCAAGaaatttgaagatgttTTTTCGAAAATTAATTTGAACAAGTCACTTGGGTTTAGTGACTcgatgaaaagaaaaagtgaTTCAATGCCTATGCATCTCCCAGCCACAAAGAgaataagaagaaaacaCTCGGGCAATCctttgaataaaataaaatttagCAATTTCTTCATGTCTGTTAATGACCAATACGGTATGAATCCAATTGTTTTGACGATACAGCAAAATGGCAATGACGTTaaaagtttgaaattgaaagacAATGCTAATATTTCCAGTAGGTTCCCTGGTTTAAGTGATTTTAAATCGTGTCCTCATATTCCAATCATTCACAACATGGTGAAAATATTGCTCCCGCAGTTGCCAGAATCATATAGTATCGACGACGGGTTTAGTTCCAGTTATGCTTTGAAGTACGAAGAACCAGAAAACGCATCACCCACACATACCAGTATTATATCATCTTCTAGAACTTACAGCTTGTTCACTTGTGTATATTCCTATGGTAAAGAGATTGtgaaatttgatgaagacGGTATTCAGTTGAATCAAGACAGAGAATTTATACCGGGATTTTGGAAGTTCTTCTTCAGTACATTTGGGGATCAAAGTGAAGGTGGTCTTAGTGCTGCTTTCAAAGGTGTCACCATTAAACAAATACTTTACGAGTCAAGCCCCGATAGTGTTAAAAAGGAACAAGATGCTAGTAAAGTTAATAAACTGAAAGTCAAATTGGTTTTACTTTGGGAATTTGCTAAAGTGAGTGAATGCAAAGATGCTTTGACTACTACTACAAAGTTGGTGTTACCACCACGAGCACTGGCTTCAAGCTCAAAGACCACTGAAGAAGTGTTTGAATACTCAGAACCAGCATTAAACTCAATTGGTGGTACCCCAACGGACACTACTAGTCCTAATATGGATTTGAATAATCAGAACTTGAGTGCAGCAGCAACTTCAATTCCTGGTATACGAGACACCATTCATTCAGCATCAATGCCAGATATCAATGAATTGCCATCTTCAGCTAAACCACAAGTAAGGTTACAAAAGACTTTCCAATCGATGCAACACTTGCAACCACACCAAATGtggcaacaacaacaacaacaacagccacTGCAAGGTGCATATACCAGCTCAGTAGCTTCACAACTGCTCAATacttcattatcatcaccTTATGCTCAATATGGCATGCCACTACCACAACAAACAATAGGCACTTTTGTTCCACCTACTTCACAAACATTTGGTGTTTCCTACACGCATAATAGCCAACACCCTTCAGCTAATATGGATCTTATGATGCTTTCTTCTATGAATACCGGATATGGAAATATCACGAATAATCaagattatcaatttgGTAATATAGGATACACAGAAGGATTTACTAGTGAGTTTTAG
- the CMK1 gene encoding protein kinase (Putative calcium/calmodulin-dependent protein kinase II; expression regulated upon white-opaque switching; biochemically purified Ca2+/CaM-dependent kinase is soluble, cytosolic, monomeric, and serine-autophosphorylated; Hap43p-repressed) has product MTKTGKFTPWDETTGNKTTTANNTSYILSKKPLGDGSYSVVFECKNTSTGRHYAAKKYTKRLMYGFENMLKNEFKVLNRISLSHSHLLSLIDFFETEESFYLVTDLARGGDLWNKIAEEEKLNEQTTRTITRQLVESVEFLHKHQILHHDIKAENVFFQSKHQDTILLGDFGLAKILQPQEKLHEVAGTLSYMAPEMLDYKIGYDFPIDVWALGVCVYFMLCGYMPFDCDDDEETKDAIRSRKYLFEPSEYWVDVSSEAKDFILACLQVDPQKRLTASQLLQHSFLKINSTKPAITISSPLKRSFSNLSALQRDQIKNILQKVGGVSAPALSHSSSINEKLERGRFDSLNKDATLNGAICPSPECVSIFSSPANSTSVSRDGSGLNIFEESLKWDSSQKKALPLNTLRQGASFAL; this is encoded by the coding sequence ATGACCAAGACAGGCAAGTTTACACCTTGGGATGAAACCACTGGAAACAAGACAACGACTGCCAACAACACTTCCTATATCTTATCCAAAAAGCCTTTGGGAGATGGATCATATTCTGTTGTATTTGAGTGCAAAAACACATCTACTGGAAGACACTATGCCGCAAAGAAATACACCAAGAGGTTGATGTATGGGTTTGAGAATATGCTTAAAAACGAatttaaagttttaaatCGAATTTCTTTATCTCATAGTCATCTTTTGTCACTCatagatttttttgaaactgAGGAGAGCTTCTATTTAGTGACAGATCTAGCTCGCGGCGGAGATTTATGGAACAAGATagctgaagaagaaaaattaaatgagCAAACCACTCGCACGATAACAAGACAATTGGTGGAATCTGTCGAGTTTCTTCACAAGCACCAAATACTTCATCATGACATCAAAGCAGAAAACGTATTTTTCCAAAGTAAACACCAAGATACTATCTTATTAGGTGATTTTGGTCTCGCTAAAATTTTACAGCCGCAGGAAAAATTGCATGAAGTTGCAGGGACTTTAAGTTATATGGCACCAGAAATGTTGGACTACAAAATTGGGTACGATTTCCCCATCGATGTTTGGGCACTAGGTGTGTGTGTTTATTTCATGCTATGTGGATATATGCCTTTTGACTGTGACGATGACgaagaaacaaaagatGCTATTCGTAGCCGCAAATACCTATTCGAGCCTAGTGAGTATTGGGTCGATGTTTCTTCAGAAGCCAAAGATTTTATATTAGCATGCTTACAGGTTGACCCACAAAAGAGACTTACTGCAAGTCAGCTACTCCAACattcatttttgaaaataaatctGACCAAACCAGCCATCACAATACTGCTGCCTCTTAAGAGAtcgttttcaaatttgtcaGCGTTGCAAAGagatcaaatcaaaaatattcttcaaaAGGTAGGAGGGGTGTCAGCACCAGCTTTATCACATTCGAGTTCCATAAATGAGAAACTAGAACGCGGGCGTTTTGACTCTTTGAACAAAGATGCTACATTAAATGGAGCAATATGCCCATCACCCGAATGtgtatcaattttttcatcaccTGCAAACTCTACTTCAGTTTCAAGAGATGGATCTGGTCTCAACATTTTTGAAGAGCTGTTAAAGTGGGATAGTAGCCAAAAGAAAGCATTACCGTTGAATACCTTGAGGCAAGGAGCAAGCTTTGCATTATGA